The Clostridium sp. AWRP genome has a window encoding:
- a CDS encoding aminodeoxychorismate/anthranilate synthase component II — MILLIDNYDSFTYNLYQYIGEIYEDIRVFRNDKISLDEIERLKPEGIILSPGPGIPENAGICIEVVKKFGSKIPILGICLGHQAIGCAYGGKVVRANNIMHGKTSEISIVPNKLFKNLENSINVMRYHSLIIEKNTLPEELEVMAESLDDREIMAVKHREYEVYGLQFHPESILTEKGKQIIKNFLGGICNVAADNRENHM; from the coding sequence ATGATACTTTTAATAGATAATTATGATTCATTTACTTATAATCTTTACCAGTATATTGGTGAAATATATGAGGATATAAGAGTTTTTAGAAATGACAAAATATCACTGGATGAGATAGAGAGGTTAAAGCCTGAAGGAATAATACTTTCCCCAGGACCCGGTATTCCTGAAAATGCAGGTATATGCATAGAGGTTGTAAAAAAATTTGGAAGTAAAATTCCTATTTTGGGGATATGCCTTGGGCATCAGGCTATTGGATGTGCTTACGGTGGAAAAGTAGTGAGAGCAAACAATATAATGCATGGAAAGACATCAGAAATAAGCATAGTTCCAAATAAATTATTTAAAAATTTGGAAAATTCTATAAATGTTATGAGATATCACTCTCTCATAATAGAAAAAAACACTTTACCAGAAGAACTTGAGGTAATGGCAGAAAGTTTGGACGACAGAGAAATAATGGCTGTGAAGCACAGAGAATATGAAGTTTATGGACTCCAATTTCATCCGGAATCAATTCTTACAGAGAAGGGAAAGCAAATAATAAAAAATTTTTTAGGGGGGATTTGTAATGTTGCAGCAGATAATAGAGAGAATCATATGTAA